From Aegilops tauschii subsp. strangulata cultivar AL8/78 chromosome 5, Aet v6.0, whole genome shotgun sequence:
TGTTTCATATTAGCTTACGCGCAAAATGGTTGTCATTGTGTTAATATGCAAAATATCAATGTTTATGTTCTTTGTATGTGTCTTTTCTTTGATTCAGGTATTAATATACAGAATGGTGAGGAAGTGGGAATAAAGTTGGTAAGTGCTGACAAACCTGCTTATAATTTTAATTGGAGGATCTATAATTTGTAATGCGCATATATCAACGGCTTTTTCACTTTGACACTTAGCCCACCTTCAATGGTTACAATTCTCGGCACAAATCTCACATTTCCATCGATCTGATTTGTATTAGGAACCCGTGAAATCGAAGCATCCGCAGCTGCACTATGAATCAAAAGTTTACATGCTGATGCAGGGTGGAAGTAAGTGGGTTGTGTCTGTTCATTTACCAATCATGTGTTAAATTACTCCTTTGCTCTCTTTTTTTCTCAATTTAGGCGGTATCCCACATCTCAAGTGGTATGGTGTCGAGGGAGAGTACAATGTTATGGTGATTGATCTTCTTGGCCCAAGCTTGGAGGACTTATTCAATTCCTGCAACAGGAAATTTACTATGAAAACAACCCTTATGCTTGCTGATCAACTAGTAAGTTTGTTCCTCTACATCCGTTACCCGGTGCTGACCCATGAAGTTATGAAACAAGTGCATATGATTGAGTCTGATCACAGTCATTTTTTCTATAATCTGGTTTATGAAAGTTTTGTAAGGATTTGGAAAAAATTGTTATCTTACTTGGTGAAGAAAAATCCAAATTGTTAAACCATAATTCATGAATTTGTGGTAGTGGACATGTGAAATCCACAAACTCCACCAGAGACTAACTTTTACTGGGTCTCAACCCAACTACTATGAGGCTATGCATCAACCGATTTACATCACTAAGGCACTTATTTAAGTTTAGATTTCATTCAGAAAATAAGAGTTGGTGCCTAGTTGGGATTATTTGAATTGTGCTTGATCTTTGCATGAGGTTTTATACTTCTGTTCGGATTGTCTTTGATGATATTTTCTTTAGATAACACGGGTGGAATACATGCATTCCAAAGGATTTCTTCACCGTGACATCAAGCCAGACAACTTCCTTATGGGCTTAGGCCGGAAAGCTAATCAGGTTAGCATTGTCAAAAATGGTTCTTGCTTGACTTGTTTTACAAATAAATTTAATAGGAGTAGCGAGTTCTTTTATATTGTAAACTTTAACAACTACCCAAGTTCATTATTCATAAATCAACAACACATCAAAACATATGTTTTTAAATCTGTAGGTTTATATAATTGACTATGGGCTTGCTAAGAAATACAAGGACCTCCAGACTCATAAACACATCCCCTACAGGTGAGTACTCATTTATGAAGTTTCTTTCTTGAGATAAATTTGGAAGTTAGATTTGATATAGGTTTTGTTATCTCAAGTATTTCTGATGGTAAATTCAAATATGTCCCCAGAATATATCTGAATATTTCCCCATGTTTTTCTTTTATGTACTAGCATATTGGCATATATTTTTTATGTGATACTTCCTAGTGGTATACCATTGTAACAAATTTACAGAGGGTTTGTCTTTTTCCTAGACACAACTgattatatatattatattaTGGTATATATAGGATCATGAGTCTATGCTTCTTATTTTGTTATTATTCAAATGTAAAAGACCTGAATATGATTAATTTAGCCTCTAAATATTAGTCTCTCAAATGTTTCTAGTGCTACACTACATCCAAATATTTGCAATGCCTTTTCTTGGACAGTGTATATGTTAGGCTCAAACTTGAATGCCTCTTTGTGCTAATGTATTCAAACTGTACTTCTTATATATTTATAGCTATTTTTTTGTCTGTGCAGGGAGAATAAAAATCTGACAGGAACAGCACGCTATGCTAGTGTGAATACTCATCTTGGAATAGGTGAGCACAATAAGCAAATCAAACCTTGCTATCTTTTCCCAGATTATCCTAGAATCAAGGCACTGGATTATTTAGCTATAAAATGAATATCATATGGTGTATTGGTAGCTATGTGGTATACATATTTTAAAAATAAAACAATAAAAACATGGTATCTTACATATGCATGTGCTTGTTTCTTGCAGAACAAAGCAGGAGAGATGATCTAGAGTCTGTTGGTTATCTTCTACTGTATTTTTTGAGAGGAAGGTTAGGACTGGTGATTTAGTACTTTGTTATCTTGCCTGTTTTCTGTTCAATAATGTGAGCACTGACTTGGcatgctttggtgttattcttaGTCTCCCATGGCAGGGTCTTAAAGCTGGCACTAAGAAACAAAAGTATGATAGAATTAGTGAAAAGAAAATGCTTACCCCGGCAGAGGTACTGATGTTGCAATCATGAAGTTTGTCATTCTGTTATGGTAACGCCTAGATGTATTGATTCCCCTAAATATAAATTTGTCCAGGTTCTGTGCAAATCTTATCCATCGGAGTTCATCTCATATTTCCACTATTGTCGTTCCCTGAGATTCGAAGACAGACCAGATTACTCTTACTTGAAGAAACTATTTCGGGATGTATTTGTTCGTGAAGGTATACATTTTTCTTCTTTGGAGGTTATTTGTACACTTGTCCATTAATTTATCCACTGGAAGCTTTCTATAAGCTGATGTTGAGAAAAGTGGTCTAATTATGGGCTACCTTTGTAGGATATCAATTTGATTATGTATTTGACTGGACCGCACTCAAGTATCCTCATATGAGTTCCAGTAACAAGCTTGTTCGAGTATGTATTATCTTACCTTATCGATTGGTATTATTTTCTTTACATTCTTGTTGAACTATTTATCTTGTCCATATCCAGCAGCCGAGTGGAAGATTGGCTGGAGTTGGCCCATCTGTTGAGAGAACAGAAAGACCTTCAGGTTTGCCTTCTTGTTGTTTATCGTATGAAACACTGAGATCAATACCCAGATTAATTCATGTCTACTCTGCCAGTAGGACAAGAGATCCGGGATAGATTCACCGGTGCTGTGGAGGCATTTGCCAGAAGAAACTCGAGCTCCGGTCGCCACGGACACGGAGACCATTCGAGGCACAAAAGCATTGCGGATTCATTCAGTTCATCTAGAGAAGCTGTAAGTATTTGCACTCCATTTTGAATTTTTAATTACTCATAACCAAGTGTCAAAGCTCTTCGCTTAGCACAAAAAACGATGGAAAGGAGGCAAAATCAACTACTACATTTCTGCTTGAGATCTGGTGGATTTTGTAAGGAAGTAATAGCTTACTTTACCCTATATGCGGTAGCTTGCTGCTGATACGGAGAAAACACACATCTTGTCCCGGACTGGGAGCTCATCGAAGATGGCTGGCACGCCATCCAGCCGGCCAACCTCTTCAGGGGACTGCACCGGTCGGTTGTTCTCGGGAAGTGGCGGCAGCAGCAGCCGCCCGTCGTCGTCGACCGTTCAAAGGCTCCACCAATCCGGAGGCAGCGGTGCGGAGAACGGCTCGTCTGCACCCGTACCCATCGCCCGGAACGCACCAGGGAGATCAAGCCGACGGGACAGCCACTCGGCATTCCGGAGCTTCGAGCGCCTGTCGATCAGCGCTGACAGAAGGAAGTGATTGACGGCCCTGGAGGCGATGACAATTGCCAAGGATTTAACACCCGTCGATCTGTGCACTCACAAGAGTTCAGCAGACATGAACAATGACTTGACGACGAATGGTTAAgcaaaatggccaggaaagagtgGTGTCCTGGTTGCCATGCATGCATGTTCTTTCTTCAAACTCCAAATGAGATGTTTGTCATATAAGATCCTGGGCTAGAAGTATGTAATACTTTTCAACGGCAAATTCGGCTTGATGTGTACCCCTCTTCTTCCAATATAGGACTTTGAATCATAGGGAAGAAGAGGCTGCCAAATTTATATATATATCGGTCTTCTATGATCATAGTTTCATAAGAATCTTGGTGCTCTTTCAAATTTTAGTTGTTCCACTCATTTGTGCATGACTAAGACAGTTTCTCATATTGTTTCCACAATATATAGTCGGTTTGCAATACTATCACATTCAAGAGTTTTTCAAGCTTACAAACCCAAGCGAAGAGATGTCTACTTTACTCCATGAACTTGTCCTAGGTTTACCTTACAAACCCAGACTATGATTTTGTTCAATTACCGCCCAAAGTTAAAAAAAACTGATCTTCTCGATTAACCGGTTTTGATCTGTTTCAGCTGAAAGTTTACTAGATTGGTCACTGGGTTGTTTACTGACTTACTGGAAGAAAATAGTAATTTTTTTTTCTGTGCAGTTTGAATTTAATACCCAAAAGTCGGACTTGACCTCTCAAACCATATGCCAATAAGTTGAAATTTCAGCAAATTGTTCGCTGGATGAGAATTGATAAACTGGAACTTTTTTCGATTTTTTTGGCACGGTGAAACCAAGGTTGTGCCTGGCATTACGGCGGATTATGATAATCCAGCTTATTCAACCAGGTTTTGCCCATTTTGGTACATTTAACCAACTCATATGCCACTTAGTTCCACGGCTATTTTCATACATTAGATTGGTATAAATAAGCAATTGAGTCTAAAATAGATGCTCACACATTTAGAAAGGAAAAGAATATTCAAACGCTTTATTATATACATAAAAAATAACTAGTAAATCAAGCATAATTCACATAAAATTTGGTAAATTCCAGCTAAATTTGGTACATGTTTTACAGGACACTCAATGTTTTAGTTTCGAGTTCAATGGAAGGGAGGTTAGAATTGGTTAGATGGAAGAGAGGTGGTGATCTGAACCAGGTCAGAATTGGTGGTAGTACTCCAGGTTATTGCCGAAAGGGAGTATAGTAATGAGGTGGTCAAGTGCGTGCAAATTGCATCCGGTAGGTGCGAGTGCCACCACCAGAACCGGATCCATCATCATAATTAAACGACCCACCTAATGCCCAGGTTCGATCAGCTGGACCTGGCCACCTGGGGCATCTTTTTGTTCAGGTCAGACAAGAGGCGCCATGTGCCATCCTTCCTTCCCTCTCACTGTTCTTAACACACAGATACATCGTGTCACTTAGTAGCAGGAGCGCTCACTAACTGCTCCGGGAACACGCATTACACCTCGTGTTGCTCGCTCACTCGCTTTGCAAGTTGCGGCGGGTCAACGAGGATGGGAGGATCGGGGCAATGAATGTGTGGGGATCGTTGCGCGGATCGCATTGTTCTCCATTGTTTTCCGTCTGGTGTCAGGTGTACAAGGGGGTTTGATTAGGTTAATAATCAGGGGTAGTCAAATGGCTTTGCTAGCTCATGGCGGAAAAGTAGTAGAGACACCCCGTCCCGCGAGACAGCTAGATCAGAGTTAATGCACTGGAGGGAGGAATGGCTAGTGGCATTAGCATATAGTCTCGAGTATGTCAATTCTTATTGTTCTGTAGTAGTAAGATCCAACCATATCTTACTGGCATCTTGACGCAGTTCGTGTGAGAAAATGCCGCTCGATCGGCCGGACCGGAAAAAATAAACAAATCTCGCTGTGTATTGGTAGTTTCATACGTACGTACATACTAGCACTGGTGACGATCTGATGACAGTTGGTTGGGCGGTCACCGTCGCCGAGCCGTGCTCCGGCTGGCCAGTTCGCTGACGCCGCAACCACGAACGGGTAATCAATCCGCACCCAGAAAAAGAAATGCTAGGCCACGAATTAAGCCGGACGGACACCGTAGTACGGCCACGATCTTTCAATCCCTAGCGGCTAGCTTTCACTCAATCGCAAAAGAACAGCTCCTAATTTCGTCGCAGGTGTGAAGCAAAAACGTTGCTTAGCCTTGTGCAAAGGGGGTGTCACGTCGGTCGATTAGTTACCGGGTCGTGGCTTTGGCTTGGCTTCCTCTTGGTTGCTTCGTTGCTATTGGATCGTCGTAAAGAAGGGATGGACGGATGGTAAAGTGAGACGTCTCACTTTTTCGATGGTATTCTGTAGGGTTTTCTCTTTTTGGATAGTTTGTTTGGCCTGACGCGTCTTTTGCTTGACGTGGGTTGCTCTCCACGCCAAGCAGAGGCTTGCCCGCCAGCCATGTTCCCCAGCCCCGGTTTCAACCCGTACGTGTCTTTTCTTCCTCCCTACTGTTACATGATGTGCATTTGTGTTGTCTTTTGGCCGGATACTTGTTAGTTATGCTGATGGGGCCCCTAGTTGGTGTATGATTCCTTCTAGAAACACGTCGGGGACGTAAGAATTTCACGCAACTCAAGTCCATCTCTTCCGAAGGAACCGGCTAGCTTGTTCTCGCGTAGAAACAAAAGGAGTGCATCCTCGTGCTCCATCCAGGTCTTTGAATCGTGTGAATGATCAACGTGCCATTATGTGTACAAACATGCTGCTACAGTACTAGCAGGAGTATTTCATGGCTCGCTGCCGGCCTGCCAGGAGTAGTATAACACCCGGCGCCCCCTTTGAAGCCAAGTCCTGCGCTCCTGTGTCTGCCGCCCACGTACGCAAGGTAAGCGAAGAAAGACGAGGCAAAGCCGGTGGGTATACTAGCAAAAAATGGAGTTACTGACTGACCAGCGATCCGGCGCGGGCACGGCACGGCGACGGATGGATGGATGGCAGGCAGCAGCGGCAGGCGCCGGGTCGTTCGTCTGTTACAGCCAAGCGGATGCGCTGCCGCGTTGATTTGTTACGGCCCTGGCCCTGGGGCGTCCGGTACGGTGTCGCGGGCGAGCGAGGGTGGACGGAGGCGTCGGCGTCGGTGTCGGTGGATTCGGCTCGCACGTCTACGCCTGGCTTCCGTCGGTCGAGACGGCGACGGGCTTGACCAATTAAGTAGGGGGCCTCTCATTCTCTGCTCACATTTCTTTTTTCGTGTTCTTTTTTCTAACACATTTCTTTTTCAGGTTCGGGCGGGCGCACGCACGTGTGCGTGGGGTTTGTTGGTTGGGCTGAGCTGGGCATCACCTGCGCATCCACATGGACATGCCATGTTTGCTTGCTTGGTTTACTGCGTGGGCTGCTGGTGGGACATCGTGCGAGGAGAATCGATCGATATATCTGTGATGCTCGCCAAATCACGGCGATTGATGAGAAAATCATGCCTGTTTTGGAACGTGCGTGATATTTTTTATCAATCAAATGGGTTTCTCTCCTCACATCTGTTGATCctccttagagcatctccagcatCCCTATAAGTAAGTTTAGAGGCTCTTTTGATAAACTCATTGGGTTTTTAAAGGTTTTTCTTTtaaaacggaggcaaaagctttgtcTCATGTCATTAAATAAGAAGGGCGAGTACAGTGCCATGCAGACCCGACTAGAAGAGATCACTCTTCCGGTAAAATGTTACCCGAAAATCAAGCCTCGGCAACTAcccatgtcttcgcctcatccatGATTGTCGCCGCCACCCGAGTGGGCAGGGAGGCCTTGTTGCGGAAAACCCAAGCATTCCTTTCATTCCATATCTCCTAGCAGATGAGCATTTGTATAGAGTTTATCGTCTTTTTGTTGTATCCTGGTTGCCCTTCGCTCGAGTTCGGACCATTGCTTAATTGTGTGCAGGTCGCTCCAAGAGGGCGTCTTGGACTGTCATCCAATCCAGTCATAAATCAAGTTCCAGACCTGGATCGTACAGCGACACTAGAACATAAGGTGGGCTGCTGTTTTCGGTTGGCACTCGCAAAGCTGGCAAGGACTGCAGTTTGGCCAACCTCTGTGAATCAACCTGCCCGTCGTCCAGATTCTATCTTGGAGTATCGACCAGGAGAAGAACTTGACCTTCGGAGGTGCCCATATCTTCCAAACCATAGTAGGCATCTCGGATTTGATCAATCCCGCAAATTGCATCTTGTATGTTGTGGCGGCAGAGTAGCATCCGTCAGCCGTGAACTTTCATTGGATTTTTACGATCTATGGTGCAAATCCCTTGGGTTTTCAAAGGTGTGTGGCTTGAGCAATTTCCCTATAAACCTCCTCATATAATCTATTTTTTGTCTGTTTCTCTCTTCGCTAGTGCATACATACATAGACAAAACCATTTGACCATCAAAATAACTCAAATATTTATGTCTCAAACACACATATTCGTCACAATTTCAAATCCTTAACTtataaattttgaatttgaattgaaaTTACACATAATAAATGGTCGAAATGCATTCAAAGTAACACATGGAGAAGTTCAACGCCCATGCGGCTTCCACAAGTGCTCAATAAGGTCATCATGAAGTTGTTCATGCCCCGCATGGTCTCGAGTTTGTCGATGCACTTGAAGAAACCTCTGGAGGGGTTGTTCATTCCTGATAGAATTCACAAGAGCTCCCACAAAAAAAAAGATAGGGTTCACAAGAGCTATGTAAATTTTCTTTCCCTCATTCTCATACGGTAAGTCATCTAGCTAACCTCGCGCATCTTCTAtgatcatattgtgcatgatcacacacgATGTCATGACGGGCCATAAAAACTTTTGACACCAGAATTTTGTCGGGCCATGGACAATAGCAAATCAAACTTGCAACACTCTGAATGCTCACTCGACATCCTTTCTACATACTTCTTGATAGCTACCAAAATTTCTTGTTTCCTTGAGGGTTTGATATCGTCTTCACAAATGTAGACCATGAAGGATATATGACATTGGCAAGATAATAACCCATGTCGTACCGATTACCATTGACCCCAAAATTCACTTGTGGTGCTTCCCCTTTTGCTAGCCTTGGAAAGTAGTGAGATCTTTGCTACACAATGAGGTTATTGTGAGATCCCGACAACCCAAAATAGGAATGCCAAATCCATAGATCATTTGGTGTCATAGCTTCAAGAATTATGATTGTATCTCTGGCTTTGCATTTGAATTGTTCATGACATGCTACAGGGCACCACGATGTTTCATTTTTGGATCATGACCATGGTTTATGGTCCTCAAAAGATGTTGGGAAGAATGAAATTTTATGAAAGGATTCATGACTCCAGGATATGGACAATTATGGAACTGCTCACCCAAAAAAACGCCTTTTGAGACGCCCGCGTCAACTTAAATGGTGAGACCACCATTGCCAAAGACCTGACCCTCCCCCCAACCCTTTTGCCCTCACCCTCCTAACAAATGGAAGGGACTACTATTGCACTTTTAGTGTGGAAGTAGAGCGATAAACCTTTTGAAACTAGCAATCCAATGCAACCTTAAAATGGTTCTATGCCTATATGGAACGAGACTAAGATAACACCTTTAATAAGATAACGATGGGAGTGTATCGTTGGCAGGTTCGACCAACAAAGACTAGATCGTTGATTTTCAACCTAGGCATGTAGCTCAGCATCCTGATGACCAGTCTTTCAACCGCGCTCTTAAGTACCCCACATAAAAACACCATGGTGTCCACTCCCGCGAAGGAACCCATCATCGAAATTCCCAGAGATCTTGTGACAGCCCAATACTACTCAGAACAACAAGATATATCTTGTAATCTCAAAACATAATATTTTTTACACAAGAATTTCGTACGAAAAAATCCTTTGGAActctttggtttgtaggaatggCTTCATATTCTTATCTGGGATAGGAACCAATCATTCATATGAATTGACGTAGCTCAGATGGTTAGGTTCTTTGTGGTGGAACcaacccaccagggttcaagttcTAAAATTGGCACTAGTGCTCATATTTTCCTAGATTTGTTCCAGGTTTGCTGGCGATGTttgttcagtgggaggagacgttaaAGTTCATATCCTATGAATCAAGTGGCATCTCTTTCCCCATATGAATTGAGATACATGGCATCTCATTTTCCACTACAATGTCACTATATTCCTATCCTACGAACAAAAGAATGCCGGACTTGCTAAGTTTTGTACAAGTAGAGGGTGATGTGTTGCTCCGAGGTGTGGAGAAACATGGTCATTGTAGTGACATTTTGGTTTAAGAAATACATCTCGCCTTTAAAtaagtactactccctccgtctcaaaataagtgtctcaagcttagtacaactttgtactaaagttggTACAAATTTGaaacacttattttgggacggagagaGTACTAAATAATAAGATACTTTAGCCATTATTAAAGGAAAAATGTACAAAGGGTTATCTAACAGGGGAAGTGTCCTAATCAATTGGCAATGGATGACACGCGACATGTGCTACGTCTGCACCTAGTGTGTGCTCTCCCTCCTCACGTAGATGCAATGGTTGGTATCCCCAACCCCCCAACCATGTTCTAAACGATGCTTCTTTAGCAATTTGTGCAATAATATTCCATTGATCTTTATGCCAAAAAAAGATCTCATGGAGATAAAGCCGATACTACAAATTAATCTATTTAAAGCCAACAATAGGATGAAAGAAACCTTTCCATCGACTAATCCTCTATTTTGTGTGTGTGAATAAGGCAATGGATTTATATTAGAAGTGTTCAACACTACAAGATATCCCCAAAACAAGGAAATTACAACATGGTTCTCATTGAGCCAAACAAACTCAATCTTTAGAACGAGTTGAAGGTGCGTCGCTGCTGCCGCTCCATCGCAGGAGCCGGCTGACATTGTATATTGCGAGGGAAGTCGCCGTGCTAAGATTCAGTTGTACCAACACCCCGGAGAAGAAGCCATTACCATAGAAGCCTTGTAGATCAGAAATCTCGGAGCCGAACCATCTCCCGGACAAAATTTTGCCAGCTTTGCAATGAGGGTAAAGAGAACGTCGTTGCGGCGGAGAGGAGCCACAAACCGCCAAAGAATGGCCTGTCGCGTCAGGGAGACACCCCAAGGGGAGAAACGGAGACCATCGTCTCGTCATTGCCGCAAAAAAAGAGTGAGGGGGACATCAACCCCATGGCCAAGGGATGGCCTTCCGTCGTCGATGATGTTGGTTGCATGCAGCATCACCGCCGCAAAGAGCAGGAAGAAGAAAACCATACCTCGACACTAACACGAGGACGCATAAAGTGCCTGCACAGAAATGAAGGACCCGAGAACACTTAGACACTGGCTCCCAGATCCAACACCGATAGCCAATAGAGTCA
This genomic window contains:
- the LOC109769100 gene encoding casein kinase 1 isoform X3, coding for MEHIIAGKFKLGRKIGSGSFGELYLGINIQNGEEVGIKLEPVKSKHPQLHYESKVYMLMQGGSGIPHLKWYGVEGEYNVMVIDLLGPSLEDLFNSCNRKFTMKTTLMLADQLITRVEYMHSKGFLHRDIKPDNFLMGLGRKANQVYIIDYGLAKKYKDLQTHKHIPYRENKNLTGTARYASVNTHLGIEQSRRDDLESVGYLLLYFLRGSLPWQGLKAGTKKQKYDRISEKKMLTPAEVLCKSYPSEFISYFHYCRSLRFEDRPDYSYLKKLFRDVFVREGYQFDYVFDWTALKYPHMSSSNKLVRPSGRLAGVGPSVERTERPSVGQEIRDRFTGAVEAFARRNSSSGRHGHGDHSRHKSIADSFSSSREALAADTEKTHILSRTGSSSKMAGTPSSRPTSSGDCTGRLFSGSGGSSSRPSSSTVQRLHQSGGSGAENGSSAPVPIARNAPGRSSRRDSHSAFRSFERLSISADRRK
- the LOC109769100 gene encoding casein kinase 1 isoform X4; this encodes MEHIIAGKFKLGRKIGSGSFGELYLGINIQNGEEVGIKLEPVKSKHPQLHYESKVYMLMQGGSGIPHLKWYGVEGEYNVMVIDLLGPSLEDLFNSCNRKFTMKTTLMLADQLITRVEYMHSKGFLHRDIKPDNFLMGLGRKANQVYIIDYGLAKKYKDLQTHKHIPYRENKNLTGTARYASVNTHLGIEQSRRDDLESVGYLLLYFLRGSLPWQGLKAGTKKQKYDRISEKKMLTPAEVLCKSYPSEFISYFHYCRSLRFEDRPDYSYLKKLFRDVFVREGYQFDYVFDWTALKYPHMSSSNKLVRPSGRLAGVGPSVERTERPSGQEIRDRFTGAVEAFARRNSSSGRHGHGDHSRHKSIADSFSSSREALAADTEKTHILSRTGSSSKMAGTPSSRPTSSGDCTGRLFSGSGGSSSRPSSSTVQRLHQSGGSGAENGSSAPVPIARNAPGRSSRRDSHSAFRSFERLSISADRRK
- the LOC109769100 gene encoding casein kinase 1 isoform X1, giving the protein MEHIIAGKFKLGRKIGSGSFGELYLGINIQNGEEVGIKLEPVKSKHPQLHYESKVYMLMQGGSGIPHLKWYGVEGEYNVMVIDLLGPSLEDLFNSCNRKFTMKTTLMLADQLITRVEYMHSKGFLHRDIKPDNFLMGLGRKANQVYIIDYGLAKKYKDLQTHKHIPYRENKNLTGTARYASVNTHLGIEQSRRDDLESVGYLLLYFLRGSLPWQGLKAGTKKQKYDRISEKKMLTPAEVLCKSYPSEFISYFHYCRSLRFEDRPDYSYLKKLFRDVFVREGYQFDYVFDWTALKYPHMSSSNKLVRQPSGRLAGVGPSVERTERPSVGQEIRDRFTGAVEAFARRNSSSGRHGHGDHSRHKSIADSFSSSREALAADTEKTHILSRTGSSSKMAGTPSSRPTSSGDCTGRLFSGSGGSSSRPSSSTVQRLHQSGGSGAENGSSAPVPIARNAPGRSSRRDSHSAFRSFERLSISADRRK
- the LOC109769100 gene encoding casein kinase 1 isoform X2 produces the protein MEHIIAGKFKLGRKIGSGSFGELYLGINIQNGEEVGIKLEPVKSKHPQLHYESKVYMLMQGGSGIPHLKWYGVEGEYNVMVIDLLGPSLEDLFNSCNRKFTMKTTLMLADQLITRVEYMHSKGFLHRDIKPDNFLMGLGRKANQVYIIDYGLAKKYKDLQTHKHIPYRENKNLTGTARYASVNTHLGIEQSRRDDLESVGYLLLYFLRGSLPWQGLKAGTKKQKYDRISEKKMLTPAEVLCKSYPSEFISYFHYCRSLRFEDRPDYSYLKKLFRDVFVREGYQFDYVFDWTALKYPHMSSSNKLVRQPSGRLAGVGPSVERTERPSGQEIRDRFTGAVEAFARRNSSSGRHGHGDHSRHKSIADSFSSSREALAADTEKTHILSRTGSSSKMAGTPSSRPTSSGDCTGRLFSGSGGSSSRPSSSTVQRLHQSGGSGAENGSSAPVPIARNAPGRSSRRDSHSAFRSFERLSISADRRK